From Medicago truncatula cultivar Jemalong A17 chromosome 7, MtrunA17r5.0-ANR, whole genome shotgun sequence, a single genomic window includes:
- the LOC25498345 gene encoding G-type lectin S-receptor-like serine/threonine-protein kinase At1g11330 translates to FTTGNILWQSIQQPTDTLLPSMKLSINKRTSKSVNLEAWKSPSDPSVGNFYSSIFERPPNIIEVFIWNGSRPYWRSGPWNGEVFTGIQSMIDSYFFGFRGGDDGEGNIYIYYAVQNDDEFFIYNLNSKGELEETGWDDEKKEVQVLWTSRESKCDVYDLCGAFASCNSLSSPTCSCLRGFEPRNIEQWNIHNWTGGCVRRTPLQCERVNNKTTSTKEDGFLKLQMIKVPDFAEGLTVTSDICRSLCLENCSCLAYSHDDGIGCMSWTGNLRDIQQFQRGGLDLYVRVANGELDRGRNKTIIIIGTTIIGTLMIVICAYIFWRRTSNHPDIIQSSCIQLYNKASNKGGSPEDYASDNVIGEMSQIKLQELLKFDFEKLATATNNFHFSNKLGQGGFGPVYKGKLQDGREIAVKRLSRASGQGLQEFMNEVVVICKLQHRNLVRLVGCCIEGDEKMLMYEYMLNRSLDAFIFDPSKNKLLDWRTRYNIIEGIARGLLYLHRDSRLRIIHRDLKASNVLLDEELNPKISEFGMARIFGGGEDQANTSRIVGTYGYMSPEYAMQGLFSEKSDVFSFGVLILEIVTGRRNSSFYENEHALSLLGYVWIQWREDNILSLIDQGIYDPSHHNYISRCIHIGLLCAQELAKDRPAMAAVISMLNSETASLPPPSKPAFILRESMLNSKFPEECQNGCSINNVSITDVCGR, encoded by the exons TTTACAACTGGAAACATTTTATGGCAAAGTATTCAGCAACCTACAGATACATTACTGCCTAGTATGAAGCTTTCAATCAACAAAAGAACAAGTAAGAGTGTAAATCTCGAAGCATGGAAAAGCCCTTCTGACCCATCTGTTGGCAACTTCTATAGTAGTATTTTTGAACGCCCCCCAAATATAATTGAAGTGTTCATTTGGAATGGAAGTCGACCATATTGGCGAAGTGGACCGTGGAATGGCGAGGTCTTCACTGGAATACAGTCAATGAtagattcatatttttttggttttcgaGGAGGAGATGATGGAGAAGGGaatatttacatatattatgcagtacaaaatgatgatgaattttttaTCTATAACCTAAATTCAAAAGGAGAATTAGAAGAAACGGGGTGGGATGATGAGAAGAAAGAAGTGCAAGTTCTATGGACAAGTCGGGAATCAAAGTGTGATGTTTACGACTTATGTGGGGCATTTGCAAGTTGTAATTCATTGAGCTCACCAACATGTAGCTGTTTGAGAGGGTTTGAACCCAGAAACATAGAACAATGGAATATACATAACTGGACCGGTGGGTGTGTTCGAAGGACACCTTTGCAGTGTGAAAGGGTCAACAATAAAACCACAAGTACAAAGGAAGATGGGTTTTTGAAACTACAAATGATTAAAGTTCCAGATTTTGCTGAAGGTTTGACTGTTACATCAGACATATGCAGAAGCCTATGCTTGGAGAATTGCTCTTGCCTTGCATATTCTCATGATGATGGGATTGGTTGTATGTCTTGGACCGGCAATCTACGTGACATACAACAATTTCAAAGAGGAGGACTTGATCTATATGTTCGCGTAGCCAATGGAGAACTTG ATAGAGGGAGAAACAAGACGATCATCATTATAGGTACAACAATAATTGGAACCCTCATGATTGTCATCTGTGCATATATCTTCTGGAGAAGGACATCAAACCACCCAGATATTATACAATCATCATGTATTCAACTTTA CAACAAAGCTTCCAATAAAGGTGGATCACCAGAAGATTATGCTAGCGACAACGTAATTGGAGAAATGTCGCAAATCAAACTACAAGAgctattaaaatttgattttgaaaaacttGCAACTGCCACAAACAACTTCCACTTTTCCAACAAACTTGGACAAGGTGGTTTTGGTCCCGTATACAAG GGGAAACTGCAAGATGGTCGGGAAATAGCAGTTAAAAGACTTTCAAGAGCATCTGGTCAAGGGCTGCAGGAGTTCATGAATGAAGTAGTGGTTATTTGTAAGCTTCAACACCGCAATCTTGtaagacttgttggttgctgtATTGAAGGCGATGAAAAGATGTTGATGTATGAGTACATGCTAAACAGAAGTTTGGATGCATTCATCTTTG ATCCATCAAAAAATAAACTCCTAGATTGGAGGACACGGTACAACATAATAGAAGGAATAGCTCGTGGATTGCTATATCTCCACAGAGATTCCAGACTAAGAATTATTCATAGAGATTTGAAGGCAAGTAATGTCTTGTTAGATGAGGAGTTGAATCCAAAAATATCAGAATTTGGTATGGCTAGAATCTTTGGAGGAGGTGAAGATCAGGCCAATACTAGCAGGATTGTTGGAACTTA TGGCTATATGTCTCCCGAGTATGCAATGCAAGGACTATTTTCAGAGAAATCAGATGTGTTTAGCTTTGGTGTTTTGATATTAGAGATTGTTACCGGGAGAAGGAACTCAAGTTTTTACGAAAATGAACATGCTCTGAGCCTTTTGGGATAT GTATGGATACAATGGAGGGAAGACAACATTTTATCTCTAATAGATCAAGGAATATATGATCCTAGTCATCATAATTATATTTCAAGGTGCATACATATAGGACTATTGTGTGCACAAGAACTTGCCAAAGATAGGCCCGCTATGGCTGCAGTAATTTCTATGCTTAACAGTGAAACTGCATCACTTCCTCCTCCCAGTAAACCTGCATTCATCCTGAGGGAGAGTATGTTAAATTCAAAGTTTCCTGAAGAATGTCAAAATGGTTGTTCCATCAATAATGTCAGTATCACAGACGTCTGTGGAAGATAG